One region of Polypterus senegalus isolate Bchr_013 chromosome 11, ASM1683550v1, whole genome shotgun sequence genomic DNA includes:
- the llph gene encoding protein LLP homolog: protein MAKSLRSKWRRKMRAEKRKKNAPKELTRLKGVLNIDGDGGILMKEIKEIATVVPSKKLQEKAQDVEMEGEEEIGSTMETDGKRSKKTQLNEHGQYPVWMHPRQRRKLKQKRVKQGKTKKTKKRA, encoded by the exons ATGGCCAAGAGCTTACGCAGTAAGTGGAGAAGAAAGATGCGGGCAGAGAAGCGAAAGAAAAATGCTCCAAAAGAACTTACTCGCCTAAAGGGTGTCCTAAATATAGATGGGGATGGGGGTATTTTGatgaaagaaataaaggaaatagCCACAGTGGTTCCTTCTAAAAAGCTgcaagaaaaagcacaagatgtgGAGATGGAGGGAGAAGAAG AAATTGGATCTACAATGGAGACTGATGGCAAGCGAAGCAAAAAGACACAGTTAAATGAACATGGGCAATACCCTGTATGGATGCATCCCCGACAGAGGAGGAAGTTGAAGCAAAAACGAGTTAAGCAAGGCAAAACTAAGAAGACGAAAAAGAGGGCATAG